From the Pontiella agarivorans genome, one window contains:
- the sufC gene encoding Fe-S cluster assembly ATPase SufC: MPLLEIKDLHASVADKAIIKGLNLTINPGEVHAIMGPNGAGKSTLSNVLAGNDAYAKTGGQVLLEGEDIDEMAAHERACAGMFLAFQYPVEIPGISNMYFLKAAVNAVREAQGKDQLDAMDFLDLVEDKKKMVKIRGDLLERAVNSGFSGGEKKRNEIFQMAMLEPKLCILDETDSGLDIDALRVVSDGVNALRSEDRGFLVITHYQRLLDYIVPDFVHVLVDGKIVKSGDKTLALELENEGYASWVEE; encoded by the coding sequence ATGCCACTACTTGAAATAAAAGACCTGCACGCAAGTGTTGCCGATAAGGCGATCATCAAAGGCCTCAACCTCACTATCAACCCGGGCGAAGTTCATGCCATCATGGGCCCGAACGGAGCGGGCAAGAGTACGCTTTCGAACGTGCTTGCCGGTAACGACGCTTATGCCAAAACCGGCGGACAGGTGCTGCTCGAAGGAGAAGACATCGACGAGATGGCCGCCCATGAACGGGCCTGCGCCGGAATGTTTCTGGCCTTTCAGTATCCGGTTGAGATTCCGGGCATCAGCAATATGTATTTCCTGAAAGCGGCGGTGAATGCGGTGCGAGAAGCTCAGGGGAAAGATCAGCTCGACGCCATGGATTTTCTCGATCTGGTGGAAGATAAAAAGAAAATGGTTAAAATCCGCGGCGATCTGCTGGAGCGTGCGGTCAATTCCGGATTTTCGGGCGGCGAAAAAAAACGTAACGAAATTTTCCAGATGGCCATGCTGGAGCCGAAGCTCTGTATTCTTGACGAAACGGATTCCGGCCTCGATATCGACGCCCTGCGCGTTGTTTCCGACGGGGTGAACGCTCTGCGCTCGGAAGATCGCGGTTTTCTGGTAATTACCCACTATCAGCGTCTGTTGGATTATATTGTGCCCGACTTTGTACACGTGCTGGTTGACGGAAAAATCGTGAAATCAGGCGATAAAACACTGGCGCTCGAACTTGAAAACGAAGGCTACGCATCCTGGGTTGAGGAATAG
- the sufD gene encoding Fe-S cluster assembly protein SufD codes for MDLAKLRQKAEADFKEVGFPTTKEELWRFTDVSRVANTEFSNDWKSSDLEFQALDKITVVFENGKLSREKSNFDVLPKGVCIGSILDLVDPRIGTLANAKNAFVLSNTAGFSDGYFIEVTEGSKLDGAIHVIHLADVDGAAFHLRNFVSAGEGAEVTVIEEYIGRSGTQYWTNVVTEVFVADRAVVDHYKVQRESEASFHFQTLESHLGTESVFSNHAVTFGAALGRNDIRGKLTGEEGEAICNGLYLLKDSQVFDTHMFMDHAVPKCNSHELYKGILDDKSRGVFCGRILVQEDAQETDAVQNNGNLLLSRKAKVNTLPQLEIYADDVKCTHGATVGELDEQALYYLQTRGIDPKKGHAMLVLAFANEVLDEVKCKKAKVYIEELVYAWLEKVQV; via the coding sequence ATGGACCTCGCAAAACTTAGACAAAAAGCTGAAGCGGATTTTAAAGAAGTCGGTTTTCCGACGACCAAAGAAGAGCTCTGGCGATTCACCGATGTTTCGCGCGTTGCGAATACGGAATTTTCCAATGATTGGAAATCGTCGGATCTCGAGTTCCAGGCTCTGGATAAAATCACGGTCGTTTTCGAAAACGGAAAGCTCTCCCGCGAAAAATCGAATTTTGATGTGCTGCCGAAAGGCGTCTGCATAGGCTCGATTCTCGATCTGGTCGATCCGCGTATCGGCACTCTGGCGAATGCAAAGAATGCTTTTGTTTTATCGAATACGGCCGGTTTTTCAGATGGATATTTCATAGAAGTCACTGAGGGGTCGAAATTGGATGGAGCCATTCATGTGATCCATCTGGCCGATGTGGACGGGGCGGCGTTTCATTTGCGCAATTTTGTTTCAGCGGGTGAAGGTGCGGAAGTGACGGTGATCGAGGAATACATCGGCCGTTCCGGCACGCAGTACTGGACCAATGTGGTGACCGAAGTGTTTGTCGCCGACCGAGCCGTGGTGGATCACTACAAAGTGCAGCGCGAAAGCGAAGCATCCTTTCATTTCCAGACGTTGGAAAGTCATCTCGGTACGGAATCCGTTTTCAGCAATCACGCCGTCACATTCGGCGCGGCGCTGGGACGGAATGATATTCGCGGAAAGCTGACCGGCGAAGAGGGCGAAGCCATCTGCAACGGTCTTTATCTGCTGAAAGACAGCCAGGTTTTTGATACCCACATGTTCATGGATCATGCCGTGCCGAAGTGCAACAGCCATGAGCTTTATAAAGGGATTCTGGATGACAAATCGCGCGGCGTTTTCTGCGGCCGGATTCTGGTGCAGGAAGATGCCCAGGAAACGGATGCGGTGCAGAATAACGGCAACCTGCTGCTCAGTCGAAAGGCCAAAGTGAACACGTTGCCGCAGCTTGAAATTTATGCGGACGATGTCAAGTGTACGCACGGAGCAACGGTGGGTGAGCTGGATGAGCAGGCGCTGTATTATCTGCAGACCCGCGGCATCGATCCTAAAAAAGGGCACGCCATGCTCGTGTTGGCGTTTGCCAACGAAGTGCTTGATGAAGTGAAGTGTAAAAAAGCTAAAGTCTATATTGAAGAGCTGGTTTATGCCTGGCTCGAGAAAGTTCAGGTATGA
- a CDS encoding aminotransferase class V-fold PLP-dependent enzyme — protein MTNSAQYDIASIRNDFPILGRTVWDKPLVYLDNAASAQRPTAVIDAVKGLYENNYSNVHRGVHRLSQESTDLYDDARVKVRGFLNAACVHEIIFTRGTTESINLVAQSYARPRLKAGDEILITHMEHHSNIVPWQMVCEQTGASLKVVPITDRGELDMEQFRNLLSEKTVLLGVTHVSNALGSVNPVKEMIRAAHERDVPVLVDGAQAVPHIRVDVRELDADFYVFSGHKIYGPTGVGVLYGKERLLNAMPPYQGGGDMILSVTFEGTTYNELPYKFEAGTPNIAGVVGLGAAIDYVNKIGLGAIAAHEHGLLMYATSKLKEIDGLRIIGEAEQKAGLISFVLDDVHPHDIGQMLDAEGVAVRAGHHCAQPVMERFGVPATARASFAMYNTYQEIDVLTDAIKKTIDMFK, from the coding sequence ATGACCAACTCTGCACAGTACGATATTGCTTCGATCCGCAACGATTTTCCGATCCTTGGAAGAACGGTGTGGGATAAACCGTTGGTGTATCTCGACAATGCGGCTTCCGCGCAGCGTCCGACCGCAGTGATTGATGCGGTTAAAGGGCTGTATGAAAACAACTATTCGAATGTGCATCGCGGTGTGCATCGGTTGAGTCAGGAATCCACGGATCTGTACGATGATGCGCGCGTAAAAGTTCGCGGTTTTCTGAATGCAGCCTGTGTGCATGAGATTATTTTCACCCGGGGTACCACGGAATCGATTAATCTGGTGGCTCAGAGTTATGCGCGGCCCCGTCTGAAAGCCGGCGATGAAATTCTGATCACGCATATGGAACATCACTCCAATATTGTGCCGTGGCAGATGGTCTGTGAGCAGACTGGAGCATCCTTGAAGGTCGTTCCGATTACCGATCGCGGCGAGCTCGATATGGAGCAGTTCCGAAACCTGCTCTCAGAAAAAACGGTGCTGCTGGGGGTGACCCATGTTTCCAATGCACTGGGTTCCGTAAATCCGGTTAAGGAAATGATCCGGGCCGCGCATGAACGGGATGTTCCGGTGCTGGTGGACGGTGCCCAGGCGGTGCCGCATATCCGGGTGGATGTACGGGAGCTGGATGCGGATTTTTATGTGTTTTCCGGGCACAAGATTTACGGCCCGACCGGCGTAGGGGTTCTGTATGGAAAAGAAAGACTGCTGAATGCCATGCCGCCGTATCAGGGGGGCGGGGATATGATTCTCTCGGTCACTTTTGAAGGTACAACCTACAATGAACTTCCTTATAAATTTGAAGCGGGAACGCCGAACATCGCCGGCGTTGTCGGCCTCGGCGCGGCCATTGATTATGTCAATAAAATCGGGCTGGGCGCCATTGCGGCGCATGAGCACGGCCTGCTGATGTATGCCACCTCGAAACTCAAAGAAATCGACGGTCTGCGGATCATCGGCGAGGCCGAGCAGAAAGCGGGACTGATTTCGTTTGTATTAGACGACGTTCATCCGCACGATATCGGCCAGATGCTGGATGCGGAAGGGGTGGCGGTTCGTGCCGGTCATCATTGCGCGCAGCCGGTGATGGAACGCTTTGGGGTTCCGGCAACGGCCCGGGCGTCGTTTGCCATGTACAACACCTATCAGGAAATTGATGTGTTGACGGATGCCATTAAGAAGACCATCGATATGTTTAAATAA
- the sufU gene encoding Fe-S cluster assembly sulfur transfer protein SufU has product MENLRELYQQVILDHNKNPRNFRKMGEPDGFAHGNNPLCGDQIDVYIKIKDGIVDDISFDGAGCAICMSSASMMTMALKGKTEEEADALFNSFHHALTEDEAHPEDVPLGKLEVLKGVKDYPIRVKCATLAWHTFEAALRKLNGEVSTE; this is encoded by the coding sequence ATGGAAAATTTAAGAGAGCTTTATCAGCAGGTCATTCTTGATCATAACAAGAATCCCCGCAATTTCCGGAAGATGGGGGAACCCGACGGATTTGCACACGGGAACAACCCGCTCTGCGGCGATCAGATTGATGTCTATATCAAAATTAAAGACGGCATTGTGGATGACATTTCATTTGACGGTGCCGGCTGTGCCATCTGTATGTCGTCGGCTTCGATGATGACGATGGCGTTGAAAGGAAAAACCGAAGAAGAGGCCGATGCGCTGTTCAACAGTTTTCACCATGCGCTGACCGAAGATGAGGCCCATCCGGAAGATGTTCCGCTGGGCAAGCTGGAGGTGCTCAAAGGGGTGAAGGATTATCCGATCCGCGTGAAATGCGCCACGCTGGCCTGGCATACGTTTGAAGCGGCTCTCAGAAAACTTAACGGTGAAGTCAGCACGGAGTAA
- a CDS encoding iron-sulfur cluster assembly protein, whose protein sequence is MFGKKKKERFNLEEHNPDLYKQVVRQLRMVFDPEIPVNVWDLGLIYNLDIDEDGKVYARITLTAPNCPEAERIPGNIQRAILEAEGVEDADIELVFDPPWTRDNMSTAALLALGLI, encoded by the coding sequence ATGTTTGGAAAAAAGAAAAAAGAACGCTTCAATCTCGAAGAACACAATCCCGACCTTTATAAGCAGGTGGTTCGTCAGTTGCGTATGGTATTCGACCCGGAGATTCCGGTGAATGTCTGGGATCTGGGCCTGATTTACAACCTGGATATCGACGAAGACGGAAAGGTGTATGCGCGGATCACACTGACAGCACCCAACTGCCCGGAAGCCGAGCGGATTCCCGGAAATATTCAGCGGGCGATTCTGGAAGCAGAGGGGGTTGAAGATGCGGATATTGAATTGGTATTTGATCCGCCGTGGACGCGCGACAACATGTCGACTGCGGCTTTGCTCGCATTGGGTCTGATTTAA
- a CDS encoding P-loop NTPase — protein sequence MITEQQVLDALSNIIDPDFQRDIVSLGFVQDMVIDGGTVSFTIELTTPACPLSPVFQKQAIDLVGDLPGVEQVKVNMTAQKRGHRQMNAEQSGLKDVKYILAVSSCKGGVGKSTVSALLAKTLAARGAKVGLLDADIYGPSVPTLFNLHKQGVRATADEKYFMPNEADGLKVMSFGFLMGDGPAVIRGPMVSQYMQQLLHNVQWGELDYLIIDMPPGTGDIQLTISQSVQIDASVIVTTPHQLSLTDVRKGIMMFDKVNVPVLGVVENMAYFICDGCDKRHYIFGKSGGKELEERFGLETIAELPITGNLSGSLDDLTASGIANETTDIIIRTLGKKLMDKVDRPEIIHDAKTITLKWPDETVTVSNAALRRACNCALCVDEMTRKPLLDPATIPMDIHAIKAELIGNYAVMVDWSDGHNTGFFPYSVFRDIEKNARHNKSMNQATGAAGKSGGCGSGSCGCKS from the coding sequence ATGATCACAGAACAGCAGGTACTCGACGCTCTCAGCAATATTATTGATCCGGATTTCCAGCGCGACATTGTCTCGCTGGGTTTTGTGCAGGACATGGTGATTGACGGCGGCACGGTTTCGTTCACCATCGAACTGACGACGCCGGCGTGCCCGTTGAGTCCCGTTTTTCAGAAGCAGGCGATTGATCTTGTCGGCGATCTTCCGGGCGTGGAACAGGTGAAGGTTAATATGACCGCGCAGAAACGCGGTCACCGCCAGATGAATGCCGAGCAGAGCGGCCTGAAAGATGTGAAATATATTCTGGCTGTCAGTTCCTGCAAAGGCGGCGTCGGTAAATCAACGGTGTCCGCATTGCTGGCCAAAACACTGGCGGCGCGCGGGGCGAAGGTCGGCCTGCTGGATGCGGATATTTACGGCCCGTCTGTACCGACGCTGTTCAACCTGCATAAGCAGGGGGTACGCGCTACGGCTGATGAGAAATATTTTATGCCCAATGAGGCTGACGGCCTGAAGGTGATGTCGTTCGGCTTTCTGATGGGCGACGGGCCGGCGGTGATTCGCGGGCCGATGGTTTCGCAGTATATGCAGCAGTTGCTGCACAATGTCCAATGGGGTGAACTGGATTATCTGATCATCGATATGCCTCCGGGCACCGGCGATATTCAGTTGACCATTTCCCAGTCGGTGCAGATTGATGCTTCGGTGATTGTGACCACGCCGCATCAGCTTTCACTGACCGATGTGCGCAAGGGCATCATGATGTTCGATAAGGTGAATGTTCCGGTGCTGGGTGTGGTGGAGAATATGGCTTATTTCATCTGCGACGGTTGCGATAAACGCCACTACATCTTCGGAAAATCCGGCGGTAAAGAACTGGAAGAACGCTTCGGGCTGGAAACCATTGCGGAGCTTCCAATCACTGGAAATCTCAGCGGTTCACTGGATGATCTGACGGCCAGCGGTATTGCGAATGAAACCACGGATATTATTATTCGAACGCTGGGTAAAAAGCTGATGGATAAAGTGGATCGTCCGGAAATTATTCACGATGCGAAAACCATCACGCTGAAATGGCCGGACGAAACCGTAACGGTTTCCAACGCGGCTTTGCGCCGGGCCTGCAACTGTGCGTTGTGTGTTGATGAAATGACGCGAAAACCGCTGCTTGATCCGGCGACGATTCCGATGGATATTCACGCGATAAAGGCGGAACTCATCGGAAATTATGCCGTGATGGTTGATTGGTCCGACGGGCATAATACCGGCTTTTTCCCGTATTCTGTTTTCCGCGATATCGAAAAAAACGCGCGCCACAATAAAAGCATGAATCAGGCAACCGGCGCTGCCGGAAAAAGCGGCGGTTGCGGTTCGGGCTCGTGCGGCTGCAAAAGTTAA
- a CDS encoding ABC transporter permease: protein MSSNDLQAGLETSVENGRLKLTLSGRLDAASVSMLWPKTADALRTDTLREITVEGHGISYCDGAGTALLVSVRREGLKRGITVEFTGLSENVSAMLALYPPETLSAAVQDQPKHLGHLVEQIGRAFCETLTGLREHIAFIGELTVALFRALLRPGSVRLKDFFMVVEASGPQALPIVGILGFLIGLIIAFQGANLMRQFGAEIYIADSAGLLMTRELGPLITAILVAGRTGSAFAAELGTMKVNEELDALTTMGLDPVRFLVIPRVLAASVMTPLLTVFADLAGITGGAVVMLGMDYPLITYVNRLLNALGPADYLSGLVKALVFGILIASAGCLCGLKTGEGASAVGHSATRAVVSSILLIVLTDGIFAVLFFFLGI from the coding sequence ATGTCGAGCAATGACCTCCAGGCTGGATTGGAAACGTCCGTTGAAAACGGGCGGCTGAAACTAACCCTCTCCGGCCGCCTGGATGCGGCGTCTGTTTCAATGCTGTGGCCGAAGACCGCCGATGCCCTGCGGACGGATACGCTTCGGGAAATTACGGTGGAGGGCCACGGCATTTCCTATTGCGACGGAGCGGGAACGGCTTTGCTGGTGTCCGTTCGACGTGAAGGGTTGAAGCGTGGGATTACGGTGGAATTTACAGGCTTGTCGGAAAATGTTTCAGCCATGCTGGCGCTGTATCCTCCGGAAACCCTTTCTGCGGCGGTGCAGGATCAACCGAAACACCTCGGGCATCTGGTGGAACAGATCGGCCGGGCTTTCTGTGAAACACTGACGGGGCTCCGGGAGCATATTGCATTTATCGGGGAGCTGACGGTGGCACTTTTCCGGGCTTTGCTTCGTCCGGGGTCGGTTCGGCTGAAAGATTTTTTTATGGTGGTGGAGGCGAGCGGACCGCAGGCCCTTCCGATTGTCGGAATTCTCGGTTTTCTCATTGGTCTGATTATTGCGTTTCAGGGGGCGAATCTCATGCGCCAGTTCGGCGCGGAGATCTATATTGCGGATTCTGCAGGATTGCTGATGACCCGAGAGCTGGGTCCGCTGATTACGGCCATTCTTGTGGCGGGCAGAACGGGCTCGGCCTTTGCGGCGGAGCTCGGAACCATGAAGGTGAATGAGGAGCTTGATGCACTGACCACAATGGGGCTGGATCCGGTTCGTTTTCTGGTGATTCCTCGGGTTTTAGCGGCTTCGGTTATGACGCCGCTTTTGACGGTTTTTGCCGACCTTGCCGGTATTACCGGTGGAGCGGTGGTTATGCTGGGGATGGATTATCCGTTGATTACTTATGTGAACCGTCTGCTGAATGCACTCGGTCCGGCGGATTATCTCAGCGGTTTGGTTAAAGCACTGGTGTTCGGTATTCTGATTGCTTCGGCAGGTTGTCTTTGCGGGCTTAAAACGGGCGAGGGCGCCAGTGCGGTCGGGCATTCGGCGACGCGTGCTGTGGTCAGCTCTATTCTGCTGATTGTTTTGACCGATGGTATTTTTGCGGTGCTCTTTTTCTTTCTGGGGATCTGA
- a CDS encoding ABC transporter ATP-binding protein — METKHIITVEKMTARYGEQVVLDELSFGVRRGEIFVILGGSGCGKSTLLKHMIGLYKPAAGDIRIGNVSMVHSEGTERAALIRRFGVMYQSGALFGSMTLLENVCLPLEEFTDLGKEARELIACMKLSLVGLAGFAHHMPSEISGGMKKRAAIARAMALDPEILFLDEPSAGLDPVTADELDDLILQLSRSLNITFVVVTHELPSIFKIADRAIMLDARTKKIAAEGKPEMLRENHEDEWVRNFFNRKGGAI, encoded by the coding sequence ATGGAAACGAAGCATATCATAACGGTGGAGAAGATGACGGCGCGTTATGGGGAACAGGTGGTTCTCGATGAACTGTCGTTTGGGGTCCGCCGTGGAGAGATTTTTGTGATTCTCGGCGGATCGGGGTGTGGAAAATCAACGCTGCTGAAACATATGATCGGTCTGTATAAACCGGCGGCGGGGGATATCCGCATCGGTAATGTCAGTATGGTGCATTCCGAGGGTACAGAACGCGCGGCGCTGATTCGCCGGTTCGGTGTGATGTACCAGAGCGGGGCGCTTTTCGGATCGATGACCCTGTTGGAAAACGTCTGTCTGCCGCTTGAGGAATTTACAGACCTTGGCAAAGAGGCCCGGGAATTGATTGCCTGTATGAAGCTGAGTCTGGTCGGGCTGGCGGGCTTTGCGCATCATATGCCGTCGGAAATCAGCGGCGGCATGAAAAAACGGGCGGCTATTGCCCGGGCAATGGCGCTGGATCCTGAAATTCTTTTTCTGGACGAGCCCTCCGCCGGCCTTGATCCGGTGACGGCGGACGAATTGGATGACCTGATTCTTCAGCTGTCCCGTTCGCTGAATATTACGTTTGTTGTGGTGACGCACGAACTGCCGAGTATTTTTAAGATTGCAGACAGGGCCATTATGCTGGATGCCCGCACCAAAAAAATTGCCGCCGAGGGGAAGCCTGAAATGCTGCGTGAAAATCATGAAGATGAATGGGTCAGAAATTTTTTCAACCGCAAGGGCGGGGCAATTTAA
- a CDS encoding MlaD family protein gives MRTKPHYFAIGIFVIVAVLLGLAGLVLLSSDALQAPDRFIETYVDESVQGIDVGTPFKLRGVKVGSVSRVSLVSSVYETGKMYVLIRIALDKRHMDLEDTEFEKELERQIRNGLRLHIVPQGITGLSFVEADLFPERLRPPLEIDWEPEVLYVPSIPSTLSVLSRSLERFAEQLNTLNLDVIGSDIEEITGNLNETIVHVQELMANAAEASEDVAENIRTASHDLPEITANLKHTTDQLEMMVNSSDQDIDQVLQNLRYITDDARELIRMLKRYPGMLLSEPPEQKMSR, from the coding sequence ATGCGTACAAAACCTCATTATTTTGCCATTGGAATATTTGTGATTGTTGCGGTGCTGCTTGGCCTGGCCGGTCTGGTACTGCTGAGTTCCGATGCCCTGCAGGCTCCGGACCGCTTTATTGAAACCTATGTGGATGAGTCGGTGCAGGGGATTGATGTCGGAACACCGTTTAAACTGCGCGGGGTGAAAGTCGGCAGTGTGAGCCGGGTATCCCTGGTTTCGTCTGTCTATGAGACCGGTAAAATGTATGTGCTGATCCGGATTGCGCTGGATAAACGGCATATGGATTTGGAGGATACGGAATTTGAAAAGGAGCTGGAGCGTCAGATCCGAAATGGGTTGCGGCTGCATATTGTCCCGCAGGGGATTACCGGTCTCTCTTTCGTGGAGGCGGATCTGTTTCCCGAAAGGCTCCGGCCGCCGCTGGAAATTGACTGGGAACCGGAGGTGCTGTATGTGCCGTCGATTCCGTCGACCCTCAGTGTTTTGAGCCGATCGCTTGAGCGGTTTGCGGAACAGTTGAATACGTTGAACCTTGATGTGATCGGAAGTGATATTGAAGAAATTACGGGCAACCTGAATGAAACCATTGTGCATGTTCAGGAGCTGATGGCCAATGCGGCGGAAGCCTCGGAAGATGTGGCTGAAAATATACGGACGGCCTCGCACGATCTTCCGGAAATTACGGCGAATCTGAAACATACTACCGATCAACTGGAAATGATGGTTAATTCATCCGATCAGGATATTGATCAGGTTCTGCAGAATCTGCGCTACATTACGGATGATGCACGGGAGCTGATCCGCATGCTTAAACGCTATCCGGGGATGCTGCTTTCCGAGCCGCCTGAACAGAAGATGAGCCGATAA
- a CDS encoding ABC-type transport auxiliary lipoprotein family protein, translating to MKALKLLAVLSALLTLSGCVKIWQDNQDIKTYMLQIERPGERAAVPDLGNLLIEEVHVLPPYNVRSLTVRESDVEFSTTYYSELLMSPAENFRNLFYDWFSASGRFNAVSVSGRSEMKYRLVATVMDFYGDRESSEAVLRMKVSLFGSDRQVLLHNEYMERVSSVSPAAEDYIRAYNQAVEKILLQCENDIVRVISAR from the coding sequence ATGAAAGCGCTGAAGCTGTTGGCCGTGCTGTCTGCACTGCTCACCCTGAGCGGGTGTGTGAAAATCTGGCAGGATAACCAGGATATAAAAACCTATATGCTGCAGATCGAACGTCCGGGAGAACGGGCCGCTGTTCCAGACCTTGGAAATCTGTTGATTGAAGAGGTGCATGTCCTGCCGCCCTACAATGTCCGCAGCCTGACGGTGCGGGAGAGCGATGTCGAATTTTCAACAACCTATTATTCCGAGCTGCTGATGTCGCCGGCGGAAAATTTCCGGAATCTGTTCTACGACTGGTTTTCCGCAAGCGGCCGTTTCAATGCAGTGTCTGTTTCGGGGCGCAGTGAAATGAAGTATCGGCTGGTGGCCACAGTCATGGATTTTTACGGCGACCGGGAAAGCTCTGAAGCCGTGCTGCGTATGAAGGTATCGCTGTTCGGAAGCGACCGGCAGGTATTGCTGCACAACGAATATATGGAGCGCGTTTCTTCCGTCTCTCCTGCCGCCGAAGATTATATCCGGGCCTACAATCAGGCGGTTGAGAAGATTCTTCTGCAGTGTGAAAACGATATAGTCCGTGTGATCTCCGCCAGATAG